AGCATGGAAGTTTGATCCTGGTGTATTAGTGTTTCTGAACTAGCAGCCATGATCTTGTTCATCATGCTGAGCACTGTACACTGAAGGATTTTTCACCCTGTCATCAGGATGACTGTTGTCTTTTCTTTCCCTGAGATATGTTCCCCAACCATTTAAAGGCTGGAACTGAAGCTTGATAACTATTAACAATTGGTCGATGTGTAATTTTCGGGTGCAACCAAAAGTCGGATAGAAAATAAACATGCTGCCAGACCTTCTTTCTATTTAAGTTTCGGAAATGCGCATAGGTTGACCATCGTAGCATTTTTGTTTACCCAAGATTGTTTCTCAGGGGAAAGTAAAACTGGGATACCAGCAGAAGCTGGACAGCCCCCATTCACTTCTCATTGTTCAGGCAACAAAAGATATCTAAAGAAGTTATCCGAACAACAGTTCACTTAACCGAGTTAATTAGTAAATACAGTGTCCATGTAACCTTAACCCCCATGTTACTCATACAAAAGGAAAAATGTGGTGCTTGTATCTAATATTCCTTAATTTTATCCTCAGGTTTCTTAAAACTAAGGTGCTGGTGCTCTAATCAACCAGGAGGCTCATGGTGGTAGCTTAGTATGCTGGGGGGAAatctggagaagcctgtgtttttgGAGTGCTGATCAACTCACTGTATCTTGGATCGTAGGAAATGTGGTACTTTTGTTAGACTTTCAGTTCGCTCTCCAGTATCTGCTGTAGACACCAGTAAGATAGTTCATTCGTCGCAAAACTGGTGCTTCTGCAATGTTTACTCTGATGAGAAACCTTATTTAGGGACCTCTGCTTCTGCCATAGGTGCTGAACTGACTATTTGAAGGAACGGTTCAGTATTCGCTGCCCTAAGCTAATATGTATAATTTTGTGCCAATCGGTCGTGCATTGAACTTGTTAAGTGAGAAGGATGAAATGAGGTTGCTTTTTGTGCCCTGATGGCTCTTAGTTCAGCAGGATGAAATGAGTATGTGAAGTGCACATCTTACCATGCGTATGTACTGTGCTACACTTTTGCTGTATTCGTTTTTTTCTTAATAATTGTTACTTATTTTGCTACACTTTTGCAGTTTTGCTGTATTCGTTTTTTTTTAATAATTGTTAGTTATTTTGCTACACTTTTGCTGTATTCGCTTTTTGTCTTAATAACTGTTACTTATTAAAAAAATATGATAACTTTTATCTTGAAGGGGAGGAGCAAGAAATAAGCGACGCCATCTTTTGTTTTCAAAACTTGAATGGGTCTGTCTCACCTTTTTTTTTGCGGATCTAATGGGTCTGTCACACTAGGCCTGGATAGCCTTGCACATGGGCTCTTGGTTTAAGGGAGGCCCAGGCCTAGAACATTTCGGCGGGAAAATGGCGCCGTTGAGCTATTCCAAACACGGATGGGGGTTCGTGGACTATACGGCAAGGTTGAAATCAGCTATATGTGTTTTTGTAAGAAGAAAAAAAAGTTTATGTAAGCTGTAGCGGACAAAAAGCCCAACACCAATCCCTTCGAAATTTGGCGGGAAAAAGGTGACGTCATAGGCATGCCTCGGCTTCTGCGAGAAGCCTTTACAGGCGTACGGCCATTCCTAATACGGAAATCAGTGCATAGACCACCACCCAATAGACCgtttcactgaccagtgggcccgggaGACATCTCCCAGTCGAGTACCCGGTGGAACGACCGCAGGCTGTTTTCCTCCCGCGACCCCCCCGGTCCATGTGAACCCTCTGCTCTCGCCCACGGCGCACCGAGTCCACAGTCCACACCACACCACACCAAGCCAAGGAAATTCCCCACCGCGAtgcctctccgccgccgcctcctaggTCTATCTGCCGCCGTCTCCGGCGCCCTCCGCCGCTCGCTCGCGACGGACGCCGCGCACCCCCCGTGGGTCATGCTCGACCGCGTGGCGCAGGTCGTCGGAGCGTGGAGCGCGGCAGCGCGCCTCGCCGAGCCGCCGCATGTCTCCGAACTGCGCCTCCCGGAGCACGTCATCGAGGCCTTCCCCGCCCCCGACAGAGACTTCCTGGAACTGCGCTCCGGCGCCATCTCCGGCGCGAGCTGCGacggcctcctcttcctctccgTCCTAAACGCGCGCTTCACCCCTCCCGCCGCCGGCGAGCGGCGCGCCGGTCGGGCGAGCACGCACCCCGCCGTCCCCGACCCCGCCCACGCGCCCCGCGTCACACGCCTCGTCTGCAACCCTCTCACCCGCGAGCTATCCCGCCTCCCGGACTTCGTCTCCGACCCCGAGTACGATTTCATGCTCGCCACCCAGATGTCCATGGGCGTGCTCACCCAATCAGACCGCGGGCAGGGGCCGCCTGACAGGTTCGTCGCTGCCTTGCTGAACGGGGAGCAGATGCTCCGGTTTCGTTCGGAAACAGGGGAGTGGGAGGCCGTGGCGCTCTCGCCGTGCTTTTTCCCACTTCCGCGGCCGCGGCGAGTGACGCTGGACCAGGAGACGCTGGCATTCGGCGGTCGCCTGTGGTGGGTCGACCTGTCCTGGGGCGCACTCTCCGCTGACCCGTTCAGCGACCGGCCGGAGCTCTCCTTCGTCCAGCTGCCGAGGGGCAGCGTGCTGCCTGAAGGCGCGCACGGCCAAGCGAGGAGCTTGGGTGTCATCGACTGGCATATGCACACGCCCTTCAGGTACCGGCGCATGGGTGTCAGCCAAGGGCGGCTGCGCTACGTCGAGGTCTCTCGGGACGAACCGTTCCTTCTCAGCTCCTTCGTGCTCGACGACGGGGGCAGCGGCTGGATGCAGGAGCACCGGGTGGTGCTCAACAAGCTCTGGGCGAGCCACATGTCCCTACCCTTACAGCAGGGGGCGACGACACGCATTGTCCTCATTGACCCAGTTAATGCCAACGTCGTTTACCTCGCAGTTGACACACTAGCCGTCGTCGCCGTGGACATGGACAGGGAGGAGGTGATTGGGAGTTATCCGTACAGCGACACCGCCGCCTGCATACCATGTGTTCTTCCACCCTGGCTCGGATCAAGCCGGATCCCTTCTGCAGGAGGTGACTCGCTTGTTTAGTTTGCTAGATTACATACTTTTCAGCGCAATATGCATAATACTTTTGTCTACATAACCTGATCACTCAATAATGACTAGTACACGTAATTAGTAACAATTGTTTCTTCACTGTGTTTGTTAACAATTGGATGTCAAATGTTGTTTTTATGGTCGAACGACCCTTGGGTTCGGTTTCTTATAGAAATCCCAAAGAATATTGTTATTGTTCGTTTGTATGAGAAATGGCAATGCATTGATCTAGTCACACTTGTATTATGTTCACATTTTGTATTAGAATGGTGCAGGTACTTGGGGGTGGGGTCTCAAGTTCCAATCCCAATTTTTTCCTAGACTTCCAACCCCTGGACATATCTACATTTTATCCTGATCAGAAAgagtttatttggttttgatcagaATTTTAGCTAGTTTTGGTTGCTTCGTAGCTTACAAGTTCGAGTAATCTTATCTGGTCGTTGCTGGTGCAGACTCTCAGTTACGACTTGTCCATATTTCCTGCGAACTGTCGCGTAAAATGAAATGCTTGGACCGGATTAGAGTCctccttttttgaaaaaaaaagagtTATCTGCAGGCTTTGAATATGTAATTTACACTGCATGTTCTACATTTAATTTCTGTGCCTCTATAATTCGTCTATTGAAGGATTTTATGATGTTATATCCATTTTAATCACGCGTCTACAACCAAGTGTTATCGTCAAAATAAATATATTCATCAAATTATGTTGTGGCTTATGGGCACACTCTGATCGATTCTTGTTAACCTGCTCTAAGTATCATTTTTTTTCCTAGCTCAACTTTTTATATGCAATGCACATAAATCTGCACTGTTATAGATTATATTGTCTTAGTGTTGTTGTTTTCAAATTCTTGTGCGTTGAATAAATGAACCTTTTTCAGGCAAGAAGTTCGTTCGGAAAAACAAGACTCTGGTAGATGTCGTAGCTTATTCCGACAGCTACTACAAAAGATGAAGGTACCAATTTAGACATTCAGTGAATCTATATTAGAGTCCTCCTCGTTGGTTGAGTTATAATTGGTGTTTTAGTGGAATTGGTAATATTTGCTAGGAATGAAGACTTGTGACATATTTACTCTTAGAATGGTTATTTTGTTGAAGTGTGCTACTCCATTCATATTCTTGTGGCAGCAACTTGCGCTAGCTGCCAAAAATTGTCATTTGGTGCCTCAGCATGGAACTTTGAACCCGGTGTATGTATTAGTGTTTCTGAACAAGCAGGCATGTAACTTTTGATCCCGGCGTATATGTGGTActgtagatataaatagttttctccataaatttggtcaaagtttgacttttcaaaaaaatcTGTATGAACTACATTATGATTTTCTCTGTTCGTCGAACATTCCTTAATACTGGCTTGTCGTTGGTGTTTTAGCTGAACTagtaatattttttgaatttttgaactagttATATTTACTGGGAACCGAGGCTAGTAACATACTCTCTTTGTTGAATGCCTACTACAGTACGTTCAAGTGTGCTACCTGAACTTGTTGTTCCCTTCATATTCTTGTGGTAGCAATTGGCTTGGCTGCGAACATTTATCAGTTGGTGTGTCAGCATGGATCTTGTATCCAGGAATATTAGTGTTTCTGAACTACTACTCTAGTAGGCATGAAGGATGTAGTCTTGTTCATCATGATGATCAATGTATACTTGCATGAAGCATATATTGCCTTGTCATGAGGACGACCGTTATTCTTTCGCCTGAATTATTATCATCAGCCAATTAGAGCCTGAAACTGAATCCTGATAATTGCTAACAAATCGATCGTTTTGTGATTTTCTTTTGCAACCAAGACTTGGATAGAAAATAAACATGTTGCCAGATTGACAGTATTGTTACAGTTTTGGAAATGCAGATAGATGGACTACATTAGCGTTTTTTTGTTTACTCAAGATTTTTTTTTCTTGGTGGAAAGTAAAGCTGGGATACCAGCAGATGCTCGGCACACACCCATTCTCGAAAGCCGAATCACATAGCGGGCAACAAGAGATATCTAAAAGAAGTTATCCGAACAGCAGTTCATTCAGTAGTTTCATTTTGCTGTTTTTGCGTATCACCCATCCTCTTCACATGTTTATTCGAAATCAATCACCATGCTTATTACAGTCTCCCTATAATTTAGATTCCCACGTCAATCATACAAATAAATTTTTTTTTTGCGATGTGTGTGTCTCTGATGttccttatttttttctcctcaGGTTTCTTAAAGCTAACAGATGCTGAGTAGGAAGCTGATGGTGGTAGTAGCTTACTGATGCAGGGGGCAATCTGGAGAAGCCTGAATTTTTGGAGCGCCGGTCACGATCAATTCACGGTACCACGTTTGCACAGCGTTTGTGCTGTAAACACTAGCAAGACGATTCATTCCTAGCAGAGTTGATGCGCACACATGTTTACTCTGATGGGCGATGAGGAATCTTGTCTAGGGATTTCTGGTTCCGTCATAGGTGTTGAACTGACGATTTAGTTGGAACGGTTCAGCGTTGGCTGCCTAAACTATGCATGATTTGGTGCCAAATGATTTGTGTGCGAGATGTCCATCTTTGCAAGCATATGTTGGAGTCTGCGCTGTGTGCTGCAGCTTAGAAGAAACGAATTATttggttctttcttttgttataacTACTTCTTTTGAAGAAGATTGTACGGCAACTGCTGGATCTACTACGACTGTATCACGGGAGGAGGAAGAAATGAGGGACGCCATATTCTGTTTTCGAAGCTTGATTTTGGCCAccttttgttttttagaacaagGAAGCTTGAATGGGCTGATCCGTATAGGGGCTCCTGGTTTTAGGGAGGCTCAAAGGCCCGGAGCGTTTCGGCGGGAAAATGGTGGTGCCGTTGAGCTCAGCCGATGGGCAGCGCGCAGCTGTTCAAACTCACGCGCTCCAAATGGCCTCCTCCTCGGCTTCCACAAAACGTCGCAGGCTGTACGGCCATACCGAATGCGGAAATCAGTTCGTCACCGGTCAGCTCTCCCGCCTCCCGCCCGCCCTCTTCTACGACTACGAGCCTCATGTCAGAAAGCTCATGTGCGGCGAGCACACGGGCCTACTCACCCGAGCCGGTCGCGGCCACGACGGGCACGGGCCGCCCGACAGGTTCGCCGTCGCCGCGCTGCAGGGGGACCGGATGGCCCGGTTTTGTTGGTGTAATTATGCATCTCTGGGATGCCATTAGCAGGAACAGATTGCATCTATATCACCTAAAACATAAACAGAGAAGGGTTTAGGGGATCATTACGTGTCACGGCagtggacatgatcgcctgctTGGTGCAGGCTTGATGCAGAGGTGATGTAGTCGAGGTAGAAGTCCTCCTCAACGTCCTGATGCCCTCAGGACGCCACCGGCACTGTCCGGGGACGGCAGCGGCGGCTGGAATAGGTCTTCTCGTCGCTGCAGCGCTCCccctgatcggatggggtgagagAATATCGGGAGGGGAGTGAAACCGTACGTGAATTGTGATTGCGCAGGCTGCCAACCCTCTCATGTTCCCTTTTATGTagcgctggcgacaggggacctAAACCATCAGTTGGTTTGGGTGCCCCGGATCAGGGCGCCTCAGTTGGGATAAAAAGCCCACGTACGTTGGTGCGTGGGGCCTTTTCCTTTAACGTTATCTTTCCCCTTTTTTTGTTAGACTAATAGATCTAACTGGCTTGTTTAAGCCGCCAGATCAAaaccaacattctcccccttgatcgttaGGCTTAACTTCATTCGCCCATTCTACATAGGAATGATGTACCAAAGTGAGGTGTTACATCAGCTCAAAACGCTATAGAACCTCAACACTTATAGTACACCCGCCTATTTCGAAATGGAAAACATTTTACTAATTGGGAAGTGGTTTATTTTAATGGTCCTCTTATTCCAGAATCATCAGGCCTCCAGTAGTCCCATGCCGGCAACATGCTCACGAAAGATACtgggtggtaagccttttgttagcggatccgcaagcatatgctTCGTTCTTATATGGTTAACATCAACTGTTTGATCCTGGATTCTATCTTTCACAACACGATACTTTATGTCAATGTGTCTGGCAGCATTACTTGACCTGTTGTTACTCGTATAGAAAACTGCTGGTTCATTATCGCAGTACAATAAAATTGGTTTAGATATGCTGTCAACCACTTTAAGTCCGGGTATGAAATTCTTTAGCCATACAGCCTGCCCGGTGGCCTCATAACATGCTACAAATTCTGCTTGCATCGTAGATCCAGCAGTTAACGtttgtttggagcttttccacgatatagctcctcccgtgagtgtgaatatataacctgacgtggatctcatactatccacacacccggcaaaatcagagtctgaataaccaacaatttctaggttatcagttcttttatatgtaagcatgaagtccttagttccttgcatataacgcaagactttctttgcggccttccagtggtccggtcctggatttgattggtatctgccaagcaccccggttacaaaacataagtctgggcgtgtacacacttgagcatacatgatgcttccaacagctgaagcataaggaaccgacttcatctgatcagtttcacattggttcctcggacattgaaatgtcccaaacttatcgcccttaactataggagcaggtgagggtgagcacttatgcatattgaattttttcagtactctctcaaagtatgccttttgagatagtcctaacgttcctctggacctatctcgatgaatctcgatgccgaggacatacgaggcttcaccaagatctttcatatcaaaactggatgacagaaaattcttggtctcatgcagcatatccttatcgctacatgccaacaatatgtcatcaacgTATAGGACTAAAAATGTGAACCTACTGCCTTTAAACTTAACGTATATGCAGTTGTCCACAACATTTTCGGTGAAACCAAAAGTTTTGATAATTTTATCAAACTTGAGGTACCACTCTCTTGAAGCTTGCTTCAAGCCATAAATTGATTTCTTTAGACGACATGCTAAATGTTCCTTTCCTTCCACAACAAAGCCTTCTGGCTGAGCCATGTAGACATCTTCTTTTACGTCACCATTTAGAAATgccgttttaacatccatttggtgtagttccaggtcgtaatgagctactaatgccattatgattctgaaagAATCCTTGGTTGACACAGGAGAGAAAGTTTGTTTATAATCAATGCCTTCTCTCTGTGTATACCCTTTTGCCACTAGCCTTGCCTTGAACCGTTCGACATTCCCTTTGGAATCATACTTggttttgtagacccacttgcagcctACTTTCTTAGCTCCATCGGGAACTTCTACTAAGTCCCATACATCGTTTGAGCCCATAGATCTCAACTCGTCTTCCATGGCAACCAACCATTTGGACGAATTTTCGCTTTTAATGGCTTCCTTATATGAGGTTGGATCCTCCACCTTTCCCATATCATTCATGTCctccatcaaaaaggtgatataatCATCTGATATGGCTTTCTTCCTCTCACGCCGTGGTCTACCCatgggcggcggtggtggtggaacatCATCATTTTCATTATTTTCTCGGAGATCCTCATTTGTGTTTGGATTCTCATTATTAGTTTCTGGATCACCATTCGACTGAGAGACTAAACCGTGAGATTCAGGATCATCAGATGTCACATTTCTTCGTATTGGAAAAACAATCTCTTGGATAGCCGGGGATGGTACACAAACCCGCTTCTCCtcaagatcgatctcccttaaattTGTGATCTCATTATTCTCAAAAAATACCGCTTGTCTAGTCTCCACAAACTTGGTGGTGTGATTTGGACAATAAAAACGATATCCCTTTCCCCTATGAGGGTATCCTACGAAGAAACAGCTAACTGTTTTTGGATCCAATTTCTTAAGTTGTGGATTGAAAACTTTAGCTTCAGCAGGGCAACCCCACACCCGTAAGTAATTCAAGCTCGGTTTCTTTCCCGCCCACATCTCGTAAGGTGTGTTAGGTGCTGACTTAGTTGGAGCAAGATTTAGTATgtgtgcagctgtctttaatgcctcTATCCAAAGGCTTACTGGTAAACTCGAGTGACTAAGCATGCTTCGCACCATATCCATAAGGGTGCGGTTGCGGCGCTgggccacaccattttgttgtggttcaCCAGGCATTGAGTACTGAGCAATGATTCCATTTTCAGATAAGAACTTGGCAAAAGGTCCAGGAATCTGCCCATAAGGAGCATGCCTACCATAATACTCCCCCCCGCGATCAGACCGTACAACTTTGATTTTTGCGTTCAGTTGATTTTCAACCTCCGCTTTATAGACTTTGAATTTCTCCAAAGCTTCCGATCGGTCACGTATGGGATAAATATACCCATAGCGGgaaaaatcatctgtgaatgtaatGAATGAATCAAAACCATCTACAGACTTAATATTAAGGGGTCCACATATGTAGGTGTGAATTAATTCTAAAACCCTTGTGGCTCTAACTGCTCCTTTCTTAATTGTTTTTGCAAATTTTCCTTTAATACAGTCGACACATTTGTCTGCATCTGAGAAGTCTAATGGGAGGAGTATTTCATTTTTAACTAAGCGTtccattctccccctcgaaatgtggcccaaacgacaatgccacaatttcgaagaattacttactcctttccatttcttctcaacattaatttcatcactcacatgcataactgactCATTATGAAGAGATAACATGTATAGTTGGCCTCGTCTAACACCGATGCCTACATTCTTATTACATTTGATCAAAGCAAATTGTTTCTTGCCAAAATGACACTCATACATATCATCATCTAAACGAGAAACTGAAATCAAATTCCTACTTAAGGTAGGCACATAAATAACATTATTCAATCTAAGAGTGTGGCCAGTGTGTAGCTCCAACGTGAGAGATCCCACAGCTTCAACATCGGCCTCAACTCCGTTCGCAACCTTAagctttcttgttcctcctcttatGGTTTGGATCGTATCGAATCCCTGCATAGAGTTAGCAACGTGAGTGGTTGCCCCTGAATCAATCCACCATGACTTTATTGAAAAATCAACATAAAGTGATTCATCTACAAAAGTAATTTCATCAATACCTCTTTTGTTCATCCATTTTAGAAAGCCTGGGCAGTCCCTTTGATAGTGTCCCTCTTCTTTGCAGAAGTTACAAGCATTTTCTCCAGCAGTGGAGCTGCTAGGAGCAGAAGAAGAACCACCGGCTTCTTTACCCTTGAATGCCTTAGGGTTGAATGGCTTAGTGCCTTCTTTCTTGACTTGCCTTTTCTGAGGCTTAGGGAAACCTTGTCCGTCATGCTTTCTCTTGTTAGAGCCAACATGAAAGACATGGTCTTTTTTCTGCCTCATGATCCTTTCTTCCTCCTGGACGATCCTTGCGGTCATCTCAGAGAGTGGCCATTTTTCCTTTAGAGAGTTATAGTTGACCTTAAATTGTTCAAACTCTTCAGGAAGAGACTCAAGAATAATTATGACAAGAAGGGCTTCACTTAAAGAACACTCCAAAGCCTTAAGCTTGGTGAAAGCATTTACCACCCTCAATATGTGCTGCCTAACATTTCCATCAATAGTGTATTTCTGAAGAAGTTTAGCAAAAAGCTCATGAGCATACACTTTGTCGGAGCCTTTAAATTGCTCCTCCATTTCAGTGAGGAAATCTTTAGCAGTATCTTTCTTAGGGAGTGCTTCAGAAATGTCCGGCGATATTGTCGCTTTCATGATGAGAAGCGCAATATGGTTGGACTTATTCCA
The sequence above is a segment of the Triticum dicoccoides isolate Atlit2015 ecotype Zavitan chromosome 1A, WEW_v2.0, whole genome shotgun sequence genome. Coding sequences within it:
- the LOC119310050 gene encoding uncharacterized protein LOC119310050 — its product is MEKWNKSNHIALLIMKATISPDISEALPKKDTAKDFLTEMEEQFKGSDKVYAHELFAKLLQKYTIDGNVRQHILRVVNAFTKLKALECSLSEALLVIIILESLPEEFEQFKVNYNSLKEKWPLSEMTARIVQEEERIMRQKKDHVFHVGSNKRKHDGQGFPKPQKRQVKKEGTKPFNPKAFKGKEAGGSSSAPSSSTAGENACNFCKEEGHYQRDCPGFLKWMNKRGIRYDPNHKRRNKKA
- the LOC119309949 gene encoding uncharacterized protein LOC119309949; translated protein: MLDRVAQVVGAWSAAARLAEPPHVSELRLPEHVIEAFPAPDRDFLELRSGAISGASCDGLLFLSVLNARFTPPAAGERRAGRASTHPAVPDPAHAPRVTRLVCNPLTRELSRLPDFVSDPEYDFMLATQMSMGVLTQSDRGQGPPDRFVAALLNGEQMLRFRSETGEWEAVALSPCFFPLPRPRRVTLDQETLAFGGRLWWVDLSWGALSADPFSDRPELSFVQLPRGSVLPEGAHGQARSLGVIDWHMHTPFRYRRMGVSQGRLRYVEVSRDEPFLLSSFVLDDGGSGWMQEHRVVLNKLWASHMSLPLQQGATTRIVLIDPVNANVVYLAVDTLAVVAVDMDREEVIGSYPYSDTAACIPCVLPPWLGSSRIPSAGGKKFVRKNKTLVDVVAYSDSYYKR